In a single window of the Candidatus Krumholzibacteriia bacterium genome:
- a CDS encoding HPr family phosphocarrier protein encodes MQERELEITNEKGLHLRAASELVKLTSSLPCKISLSNGVIEVDGKSILGVAALGAARGSKILVRTTGEGEESSMEKIDDLFKRGFYENAP; translated from the coding sequence TTGCAAGAGCGAGAACTTGAAATCACCAACGAAAAGGGACTGCACCTTCGTGCAGCCAGTGAACTGGTCAAGCTGACCTCTTCCCTTCCCTGCAAGATTTCCCTGTCCAATGGAGTCATTGAGGTGGATGGCAAGAGCATCCTCGGCGTGGCCGCTCTTGGAGCGGCGCGTGGATCGAAGATCCTGGTTCGCACGACCGGTGAGGGCGAGGAATCATCCATGGAGAAGATCGACGATCTCTTTAAAAGAGGTTTCTACGAGAATGCCCCCTGA
- a CDS encoding PTS sugar transporter subunit IIB, with product MILYLDDRLLHGRILRGWERKDSEGRTVLVSERLGDSLQLLFLEAAGETELLFVNPLRDAVPEYQEGDFWLCDHPRILSLLQKAGRSPRQMILIGLREKEGRRLSEDVCISEESEVLMGQAILDGVEVLLQSFPSLSPEPYPQKGENGLT from the coding sequence ATGATCCTCTATCTTGATGACCGGCTTCTGCATGGACGGATCCTCCGGGGCTGGGAGCGAAAGGACTCAGAAGGTCGAACCGTTCTTGTCTCCGAGCGGCTCGGGGATTCTCTCCAACTTCTTTTTCTGGAAGCCGCCGGCGAGACAGAACTTCTCTTTGTCAATCCGCTTCGGGATGCTGTGCCGGAATATCAGGAGGGCGATTTCTGGCTTTGCGACCACCCCCGAATCCTTTCCCTTCTTCAGAAAGCGGGCAGGAGTCCCCGACAGATGATTCTGATCGGGCTTCGGGAAAAGGAGGGCCGCCGTTTGAGCGAGGATGTGTGCATTAGTGAAGAGAGCGAAGTCCTGATGGGACAAGCTATTCTAGACGGTGTGGAGGTTCTTCTGCAGTCTTTTCCTTCCCTTTCCCCTGAACCCTATCCTCAGAAAGGGGAAAACGGCTTGACTTGA
- the hprK gene encoding HPr(Ser) kinase/phosphatase, translated as MEIANQSLKVREFIEEAADSLEIEVLGDALESSVDITVPEVSRPGFVLTGFTEKYQSHRIQVLGGAEFSYLERLSRQEVEAALQNLFCKPVPCFVITRGETPPEFLLDLANEHGIPLLRTSRRTTDFVRSLGSYLADSFSPRGTMHGSLVDVYGVGLLFTGPSGIGKSEIALDLVERGHRLAADDVVHLIRRGEDVVIGRGDEFLKHFMELRGIGLIDIREMFGIRAIRIQKRVEVEVRLEIWEEGKHYDRTGLEYEKGSILGVDIPLVLLPIFPGKNITVIAETIAMNHMLKVYGLDPAERFNRQLTEGIARQGKVRTLEYLRKDEE; from the coding sequence ATGGAAATCGCCAACCAGAGTTTGAAGGTTCGGGAGTTCATTGAAGAGGCGGCCGACAGCCTGGAGATCGAGGTACTAGGGGACGCCCTTGAATCTTCCGTGGATATCACGGTTCCTGAAGTCTCTCGGCCCGGCTTCGTCCTGACCGGTTTTACCGAGAAGTACCAGAGCCATCGGATTCAGGTTCTCGGGGGAGCGGAGTTCTCCTATCTTGAAAGGCTCTCCAGGCAGGAAGTCGAGGCGGCCTTGCAAAACCTCTTTTGCAAGCCGGTTCCCTGTTTCGTCATCACTCGCGGAGAAACTCCCCCCGAGTTTCTTCTGGATCTTGCCAATGAACACGGGATCCCCCTGTTGAGAACTTCTCGCAGGACGACAGACTTCGTCCGGAGTCTGGGGTCCTATCTCGCCGACAGCTTTTCTCCCCGGGGAACCATGCATGGATCCCTCGTGGACGTATACGGTGTGGGTCTCCTCTTCACCGGGCCCAGCGGAATCGGAAAGAGCGAAATTGCCCTGGATCTCGTGGAAAGAGGTCACCGTCTGGCGGCCGATGATGTTGTCCACCTGATCCGCCGGGGCGAGGATGTGGTGATTGGCAGGGGCGACGAGTTCCTTAAACACTTCATGGAACTTCGTGGGATCGGACTGATCGATATCCGCGAGATGTTCGGCATCCGCGCTATCCGCATCCAGAAGCGAGTCGAGGTGGAGGTTCGTCTGGAAATCTGGGAAGAGGGCAAGCACTACGACCGCACCGGACTTGAATACGAAAAGGGTTCCATTCTCGGGGTGGACATTCCCCTGGTTCTGCTCCCGATTTTCCCTGGTAAAAACATCACGGTGATCGCAGAGACCATTGCAATGAACCATATGTTGAAGGTCTATGGCCTGGATCCTGCCGAACGATTCAACCGGCAACTGACCGAGGGAATTGCAAGGCAGGGCAAGGTCCGGACTCTGGAATACCTTCGAAAGGACGAGGAGTGA
- the raiA gene encoding ribosome-associated translation inhibitor RaiA — protein MKISITARKMDMSDSLREYIEEKLGKLDRYMDGIMEVRVLLSSEKHWQIAEASLHAPQVDFTAKESGDDLHSAVDGLSDKLERQLRKYKTRMLNRRNRKTVAAGVGGFESGSITILGSGMEVEESPQVIQEKMLHLDRLSPAEAISRMEVHGDDFWVFSNSETEHMCIVYRRKDDNYGLIQPEE, from the coding sequence ATGAAAATCTCGATCACTGCTCGCAAAATGGACATGAGCGATTCTCTTCGGGAGTACATTGAAGAGAAGCTGGGGAAACTGGATCGTTATATGGACGGAATTATGGAGGTGCGGGTTCTTCTCAGCTCCGAAAAGCACTGGCAGATTGCAGAAGCCTCTCTTCATGCTCCTCAAGTAGATTTCACGGCCAAGGAAAGCGGCGATGATCTCCACTCCGCCGTGGATGGTCTGTCCGACAAGCTGGAGAGGCAGTTGAGAAAGTACAAGACCCGCATGCTGAACCGAAGGAACCGGAAGACGGTGGCCGCAGGGGTGGGTGGTTTCGAGTCCGGGTCGATCACCATCCTGGGCAGCGGAATGGAAGTGGAGGAGTCTCCCCAGGTAATTCAGGAGAAGATGCTGCATCTGGATCGACTCAGCCCTGCGGAAGCCATCAGCCGGATGGAAGTTCATGGGGATGATTTCTGGGTTTTCAGCAATTCAGAAACCGAACACATGTGCATCGTCTATCGGAGAAAAGACGACAACTATGGGCTGATTCAGCCCGAGGAATAA
- the rpoN gene encoding RNA polymerase factor sigma-54 encodes MEMKFRLNMGLHQKLVMTPRLQQALKLLQLPTMELETALKNELESNPILEIEEEESDRLQGENEGTEEQAAGSNETWDDFFNDGLEMQHDQHEDVSEEDFIEKAPIYHQDIGDHLLQMLRIHCEDAQILEISEYIIGSLDDRGYLTVSLEEIAHVFRVSEEVAEKALVQVQSLEPVGIGARDMSECLLLQLKARGEENSLTATLVRDYFQAMLHKKFPEIARKLKLSIKEVQEAVSLVGELDLKPGLGYSNEDPHYVTPDLIVDEVDGEYVVTLNDRFLPRLRVSKAYQEDMAKQSRETKDFIQGKTSDAQWLIKTIEMRRSTMVKVMNAIVEEQREFFDKGPQALNPLTLQQVATRIGMHESTVSRVTSQKYVQTPRGTYSLKYFFSSSLSTSGGEEVSAKAAKDRIREIIRKEDKGKPYSDQKIMSTLQDEGLVIARRTVAKYREQMGVLPARMRKEY; translated from the coding sequence ATGGAGATGAAGTTCCGGCTCAATATGGGCCTGCACCAGAAGCTGGTCATGACCCCCCGGCTTCAGCAGGCCCTGAAACTTCTACAGCTTCCAACGATGGAGTTGGAGACAGCACTGAAGAACGAGCTTGAAAGCAATCCCATTCTCGAAATCGAGGAAGAGGAGAGCGATCGTTTGCAGGGTGAAAATGAAGGGACCGAGGAACAGGCCGCCGGAAGTAACGAGACCTGGGACGATTTCTTCAACGACGGCCTGGAGATGCAGCACGATCAGCATGAAGATGTCTCCGAAGAGGACTTTATCGAAAAGGCTCCCATCTACCATCAGGATATTGGAGATCATTTGCTCCAGATGCTTCGCATCCACTGCGAGGATGCCCAGATTCTGGAAATCAGCGAGTACATCATCGGCAGTCTGGATGACCGGGGATACTTGACGGTTTCTCTGGAGGAAATCGCTCATGTGTTTCGTGTGAGTGAGGAGGTTGCGGAGAAGGCCCTGGTGCAGGTTCAGTCTCTTGAGCCGGTCGGTATCGGCGCAAGGGACATGTCCGAGTGCCTTCTCCTGCAGTTGAAGGCGCGAGGAGAAGAGAATAGTCTGACGGCCACTCTGGTGCGCGATTACTTTCAGGCCATGCTTCACAAGAAGTTCCCGGAGATTGCCCGAAAGCTGAAGCTCTCCATTAAGGAAGTGCAGGAGGCCGTGTCTCTGGTGGGTGAACTGGATCTCAAGCCCGGCCTCGGTTACTCCAATGAGGATCCTCACTATGTAACGCCGGACCTGATTGTTGATGAGGTGGACGGGGAATATGTTGTCACTCTCAATGACCGTTTCCTGCCCCGCTTGAGGGTCTCCAAGGCCTATCAGGAGGACATGGCGAAGCAGTCCCGGGAGACGAAGGATTTTATTCAGGGAAAAACCAGCGATGCTCAGTGGTTAATCAAGACCATCGAGATGCGGCGAAGCACCATGGTCAAGGTCATGAATGCAATTGTGGAAGAACAGCGGGAGTTTTTCGACAAGGGTCCCCAGGCACTGAACCCGCTGACTCTTCAGCAGGTGGCCACCCGGATCGGCATGCACGAGTCCACGGTGAGCCGGGTAACCAGTCAGAAATATGTTCAGACCCCTCGCGGAACTTATTCCCTGAAGTACTTCTTTTCCAGTTCCCTGAGTACTTCCGGAGGAGAAGAAGTCAGTGCGAAGGCGGCCAAGGACCGGATTCGTGAGATTATCCGGAAAGAAGACAAGGGCAAACCCTACAGCGACCAGAAAATCATGAGCACCTTGCAGGACGAGGGTCTGGTGATTGCCCGGCGAACTGTTGCCAAGTATCGGGAACAGATGGGGGTTCTGCCTGCACGAATGCGCAAGGAGTACTAG
- the lptB gene encoding LPS export ABC transporter ATP-binding protein, translating into MIERSEPGILRGEELVKIYGKRRVVDGVSLSLGPREVVGLLGPNGAGKTTTFYMIVGMIRPDGGRVLFGENEIQSMPMYRRARLGISYLSQESSVFRRMTVQDNLDAILEYLPLEKEEREERRERLLKELKVSHLRKSYGHQLSGGERRRVEIARALTTEPYYLLLDEPFAGIDPIAVGDVQEIISQLKEMGLGILITDHNVRETLSITDRSYVLSEGSIVCSGQTEELIENEEVREVYLGETFRL; encoded by the coding sequence ATGATTGAACGGTCTGAACCCGGGATTCTCAGGGGCGAAGAACTGGTCAAGATTTATGGAAAGCGCAGGGTGGTGGATGGTGTCAGCCTGAGCCTCGGCCCCCGCGAAGTGGTCGGACTTCTGGGGCCAAATGGCGCGGGGAAGACGACGACCTTCTACATGATCGTTGGCATGATTCGCCCTGATGGCGGCCGGGTACTTTTCGGAGAAAATGAAATCCAGTCCATGCCCATGTACCGTCGGGCCCGCCTCGGCATCAGCTACCTCAGCCAGGAGTCTTCGGTGTTCCGTCGAATGACGGTACAGGACAACCTTGATGCCATCCTCGAGTATCTTCCCCTGGAAAAGGAAGAGAGGGAGGAGCGGCGCGAGAGACTGCTGAAGGAACTCAAGGTCTCCCATCTTCGAAAAAGCTACGGGCACCAACTCAGTGGTGGCGAGCGTCGGAGAGTGGAGATCGCAAGAGCGCTGACCACGGAACCCTACTATCTCCTTCTCGATGAGCCTTTCGCTGGGATTGATCCCATTGCGGTGGGAGATGTGCAGGAGATCATCAGTCAGTTGAAAGAAATGGGCCTCGGCATCCTGATCACCGATCACAATGTGAGAGAAACCCTGAGTATCACCGACCGATCCTATGTACTGAGTGAGGGCAGTATCGTCTGCTCCGGTCAGACGGAGGAACTGATCGAAAACGAAGAGGTCCGCGAGGTCTATCTCGGGGAAACCTTCCGTCTCTAG